CCTTCAGCCAGGCGGGGGAGCCTGCCATATGTCCCCAGTGCGGTGGGAGGGGGGAGAAGCTGCTCTCCGTCTTCGCATCCAAGGAGGACTTCAATATCAAGGTGCCCCGCGGGGAGGCCTTCCGGGGCACGGCAGCTCCTTCACCAGGTAAGGCCCCCCAGGCGAGTAGCCCAGC
This genomic interval from Chloroflexota bacterium contains the following:
- a CDS encoding zinc ribbon domain-containing protein, whose protein sequence is MPIYEYLCSSCGNIFELIRPFSQAGEPAICPQCGGRGEKLLSVFASKEDFNIKVPRGEAFRGTAAPSPGKAPQASSPAPGNIPLPPPRSARKGKKPRQS